Proteins encoded within one genomic window of Thioploca ingrica:
- a CDS encoding Na-Ca exchanger/integrin-beta4 — protein sequence MLLTIYHFILTIIILLSELIWITVQAEQLPPTMTLQVDSNGSGKGSISVAGSKGEPAKQIECDPSGNPCTYTYDTATWVTLTATPDNESIFYQWQPDRCHLIAAQSSSQKGVAEVFLSQNSSCIATFKIKPVKLTLIYAGVGSGRVKLSPTGQVTDCNNDLCRIYTDITTVTMTPVPNLGAAFANWTGHEDCQDGQVTMDKEDKTCVVNFIKVPTHKITTTVTGSGKGRVDTQPPGPEYNEGTSITLTAIPEAGSFFTGWSEDCSGLNSTFPLTMTTDKKCTANFSRFHNLTVNLNGNGTVTVEPTGTACGANCNTYHEGTTITLTAIPKIDSSFSHWEAGCTGKSAQTQVVMEGVKTCAAVFELLPPPSVQLSMPQYLVEKVKNETVVFVTRAASSLGAISVNYQTQDGTALAGKDYTAVNGTLKWDNGDTTQKEIKIPLLENIFFGKGKNLTISLFNLTGNAVLGSNPTAKIQILDKLSETDPNLASSTLQLIANRYAVTEAEGKINITVERVGDNRRATTVDYATQDETALVGQDYTATQGTLKWDIGDSQAKTVTVPIIVDTNPEINETFNLSLSNPTNLAQLGIPTKAQITILDSLGDPTTTLSPGWLQFTTPRYQVLEEGKNVILAVSRIQGNHGAVSVAYKTQDETATANQDYTAVQSVLAWADGETSDKNILIPIRTDTLPEGDETFSVYLSNPTGEASLGTLSQATVSILDSLATPDTTANSPGRLQFAANNYQVNENSGSLTVTITRTQGSKGVVEVTYATQSETATDKDFVATQGTFRWLDGEKDEKSFSIGLTDDGLIEGDENFFLELTNPTGGAKLGDHAKAMVTITDNDATTVQFSSNHFVADEGNKPATIKLSRTGGKIGQVTVGYEIVTQCPDTHCATLGKDYQAPLTGIITWINGDTSEKSFTIRLLEDREAEGNETLLFRLTDLKGNAQLGTLTEAILTLVDNDSGECKPAPIIDCYLENHDNILQDVRITPFGTVVGGQLTGQVNNEGVVQDVTLLANTQLLGGNQIKGVVRGNIQTEAGKRAIIDNVEVVDDTNLTNLIVGKGAVLDSQVVLGKNVAFVDNSNIPYLADLKTILGEITVPELNQAAIWLTSDVLLYSAIGGIVEAINGLPELIQLNLTLWQNPDNGYLVLDTAPLHYTALPIQVQQVWGKPTIDNTPFKSLGLTLVPNGEVIFVTHTGRKITALPVVQDPKALQWALEQLDLPPMTMQPNGNLKVSLANGNYYMARPNLFAADMPNDVPLGLHGTASAWIDYLSEIFLAFDVSDPQSGTLQRRQQFMYPAAADPEALYALAAESDSQTVLYNDGRVYAYRGKGEQKIVYKGVLDYLITPGRSATNSVQLDTTKDVNGDGNPDYEVIYPNGDRQVMYYCAVCFEE from the coding sequence ATGTTATTAACAATTTATCACTTTATCTTAACTATCATCATTCTATTAAGCGAATTAATTTGGATCACTGTACAGGCAGAACAGCTACCACCCACGATGACACTTCAGGTGGACAGCAATGGTTCTGGTAAGGGCAGTATTAGCGTTGCTGGAAGCAAGGGCGAACCGGCTAAGCAAATTGAATGTGACCCCAGTGGCAATCCCTGCACTTATACTTATGATACCGCTACCTGGGTTACCTTAACGGCTACTCCAGATAATGAATCCATTTTTTATCAATGGCAACCGGATCGTTGTCACTTAATTGCAGCGCAATCATCGTCACAAAAGGGAGTGGCAGAGGTTTTCTTGAGTCAAAATTCTTCTTGTATCGCTACTTTTAAAATTAAACCCGTTAAATTAACCCTGATTTACGCCGGTGTGGGCAGTGGTAGGGTTAAATTGTCGCCAACCGGGCAAGTAACCGATTGCAATAATGATTTGTGTCGGATTTATACGGATATTACGACGGTAACCATGACACCCGTACCCAATTTAGGTGCAGCCTTTGCCAATTGGACCGGGCATGAAGATTGTCAAGATGGTCAAGTCACTATGGACAAAGAAGATAAAACTTGCGTAGTTAACTTTATCAAGGTACCGACTCATAAAATTACCACCACAGTAACCGGGAGCGGCAAGGGTCGAGTTGACACTCAACCACCCGGTCCAGAATATAATGAAGGAACATCAATTACCTTGACGGCTATTCCTGAAGCGGGCTCATTTTTTACCGGTTGGAGTGAAGATTGTAGTGGACTAAACAGTACGTTCCCCCTGACCATGACCACGGATAAAAAATGTACCGCTAACTTTTCCCGATTCCATAATCTGACGGTTAATCTCAATGGTAATGGAACAGTTACCGTTGAGCCAACGGGGACAGCTTGTGGTGCCAATTGTAATACCTATCACGAGGGAACTACCATCACCCTCACGGCGATACCCAAAATTGATTCTAGTTTTAGTCATTGGGAAGCGGGTTGTACGGGTAAAAGCGCACAAACTCAGGTGGTTATGGAAGGGGTTAAAACCTGTGCCGCTGTTTTTGAATTATTACCACCGCCCAGTGTGCAGTTGAGTATGCCGCAATATCTGGTGGAGAAAGTAAAAAATGAAACGGTGGTTTTCGTAACCCGTGCTGCTAGTAGCTTAGGCGCTATCTCGGTAAATTATCAAACCCAAGATGGAACCGCTCTCGCCGGTAAAGATTACACGGCGGTGAACGGTACGCTCAAATGGGACAATGGCGATACGACACAAAAGGAAATTAAAATCCCGTTACTCGAAAATATCTTTTTTGGCAAAGGCAAAAATTTAACCATCAGTTTATTTAATCTAACTGGCAACGCTGTTTTAGGGAGCAATCCCACCGCAAAAATCCAAATATTAGATAAATTATCCGAAACTGACCCTAATTTAGCGTCAAGTACTTTACAACTGATTGCTAATCGTTATGCTGTCACTGAAGCCGAGGGTAAAATCAATATTACAGTTGAACGGGTTGGGGATAACCGCCGCGCAACTACAGTCGATTATGCGACCCAGGATGAAACTGCTCTGGTAGGTCAAGATTATACCGCGACTCAAGGCACATTGAAGTGGGATATCGGTGATTCACAAGCTAAAACGGTTACTGTTCCTATTATCGTGGACACCAACCCAGAAATAAATGAGACCTTCAATTTGTCTTTATCTAACCCGACTAATCTGGCACAACTCGGTATTCCAACTAAGGCACAAATAACTATTCTGGATAGTTTAGGTGATCCCACCACTACGCTATCCCCTGGTTGGTTGCAATTCACGACCCCGCGTTATCAAGTACTTGAAGAGGGTAAGAATGTCATTTTAGCCGTCAGTCGAATTCAAGGTAATCATGGTGCAGTTAGCGTGGCTTATAAAACTCAAGATGAAACTGCTACGGCTAATCAGGATTACACTGCCGTTCAATCAGTGTTAGCGTGGGCGGATGGTGAAACCAGCGATAAAAACATCCTCATTCCTATCCGAACCGATACTTTACCAGAAGGCGATGAAACTTTTTCCGTTTATTTATCTAATCCCACCGGTGAAGCCAGTTTAGGAACACTCTCCCAAGCAACGGTCAGTATTTTAGACAGTTTAGCTACGCCAGATACCACCGCTAATTCTCCAGGTAGGTTACAATTTGCTGCTAATAATTATCAGGTTAACGAAAATAGTGGTAGTCTAACCGTGACAATTACCCGTACTCAAGGTAGCAAGGGCGTAGTCGAAGTCACCTATGCAACCCAAAGTGAAACCGCGACTGACAAAGATTTTGTGGCTACTCAGGGTACTTTTCGTTGGTTAGATGGTGAAAAAGATGAAAAAAGTTTTTCAATTGGTTTGACTGATGATGGTCTCATTGAAGGCGATGAAAATTTCTTTTTAGAATTAACTAACCCAACCGGCGGTGCTAAATTAGGCGATCATGCCAAGGCGATGGTTACTATCACTGACAATGATGCCACGACAGTCCAATTTTCCTCCAATCATTTTGTAGCCGATGAGGGTAATAAACCAGCCACAATTAAACTAAGCCGTACTGGTGGCAAGATTGGTCAAGTCACCGTTGGCTATGAAATCGTTACTCAATGTCCAGACACCCACTGTGCAACACTGGGTAAAGATTATCAAGCTCCCCTAACCGGCATTATCACTTGGATTAATGGTGATACCAGCGAAAAAAGCTTTACTATCCGCTTACTAGAAGACCGAGAGGCAGAAGGCAATGAAACGCTGTTATTCAGATTGACTGATCTTAAGGGTAATGCTCAATTGGGTACCTTAACTGAAGCCATTTTGACTCTGGTTGATAATGACTCTGGCGAATGTAAACCTGCCCCTATCATTGACTGTTACTTAGAAAATCATGACAATATTTTACAGGATGTCAGAATTACCCCTTTTGGAACGGTGGTTGGTGGGCAACTCACCGGTCAAGTGAATAATGAAGGCGTTGTACAAGATGTTACTTTACTAGCCAATACACAACTACTCGGTGGTAACCAAATTAAAGGCGTAGTTCGAGGTAATATTCAAACTGAAGCGGGTAAAAGAGCTATCATCGACAACGTCGAAGTTGTTGATGATACCAACTTAACCAATCTCATTGTGGGTAAAGGGGCAGTACTGGATAGTCAAGTTGTTCTAGGAAAAAATGTGGCATTTGTAGATAATAGTAACATTCCCTACTTAGCTGATTTGAAAACCATACTAGGAGAAATCACGGTACCCGAACTCAACCAAGCGGCTATTTGGCTCACCAGTGATGTCTTGCTTTATAGTGCGATAGGCGGTATCGTAGAAGCCATTAATGGCTTGCCAGAACTTATCCAGCTTAACTTAACCTTGTGGCAAAACCCAGACAATGGTTATCTCGTACTGGATACTGCGCCACTGCACTATACCGCGTTACCTATCCAAGTGCAGCAAGTTTGGGGCAAACCGACTATTGACAATACGCCCTTTAAGTCACTGGGTTTAACCTTAGTACCGAATGGAGAAGTCATTTTCGTTACTCATACGGGGCGTAAAATAACGGCTCTACCCGTGGTGCAAGATCCAAAGGCGTTGCAGTGGGCATTAGAGCAATTAGACTTACCTCCCATGACTATGCAACCGAATGGCAACCTGAAAGTATCGCTGGCTAATGGAAATTATTATATGGCTCGCCCCAATTTATTCGCAGCTGATATGCCCAATGATGTTCCTTTAGGACTCCATGGTACTGCTTCAGCTTGGATTGATTACCTGAGTGAAATCTTTCTCGCCTTCGATGTCAGTGATCCTCAATCCGGTACACTCCAGCGACGTCAACAATTTATGTATCCCGCCGCTGCGGATCCAGAAGCTTTATATGCCTTAGCGGCAGAAAGTGATAGCCAAACCGTATTGTATAATGACGGGCGAGTTTATGCTTACCGTGGCAAAGGCGAGCAAAAAATAGTTTATAAAGGTGTACTCGATTACTTAATCACCCCGGGACGTTCTGCAACCAACTCAGTACAATTGGATACGACCAAAGACGTGAATGGTGATGGCAATCCCGATTATGAAGTGATTTATCCGAATGGGGATCGGCAAGTGATGTATTATTGTGCCGTCTGTTTTGAAGAATAA
- a CDS encoding pimelyl-[acyl-carrier protein] methyl ester esterase, which produces MSLFIKQQGQGRPLILLHGWGFNSEIWNSLVPQLAPHWHIYQVDLPGHGRSCYCEYTLPVLIEIFATQLPQQAVWIGWSLGGLIAMAMARWRPAWVHALVLVASSPRFVTAPDWPHAISPTVLQQFSEQLQNDTEGTLQRFLALQVKGSETARQQLRSLNTWLKQSGWLQPTALQTGLRFLQDTDLRSELAQIHCPALLCLGEYDTVVPAEMGKDCQRWWPNLRQECIPAAAHIPFLSHSEIFMQLLLDFQVLLP; this is translated from the coding sequence GTGAGCTTATTCATCAAACAACAAGGTCAAGGCAGACCCCTCATTTTACTTCATGGTTGGGGCTTTAATAGCGAAATTTGGAATTCACTTGTTCCCCAACTCGCCCCGCATTGGCACATCTACCAAGTTGATTTACCTGGACATGGCCGCAGTTGTTATTGCGAATACACCTTACCGGTTTTAATCGAAATCTTCGCCACGCAATTACCGCAACAAGCGGTATGGATAGGATGGTCTTTAGGTGGATTAATCGCGATGGCGATGGCTAGATGGCGACCGGCCTGGGTACACGCGTTGGTACTGGTAGCCAGTTCACCCCGTTTTGTCACCGCACCCGATTGGCCGCATGCGATTTCACCAACAGTATTACAACAATTTTCTGAGCAATTGCAGAATGATACCGAAGGTACCTTACAACGTTTTTTAGCATTACAAGTCAAAGGTAGCGAAACCGCTCGCCAACAATTACGTTCCCTTAATACGTGGTTAAAACAATCGGGCTGGCTACAACCCACCGCTTTACAAACCGGGTTACGATTTTTACAAGACACCGATTTACGTTCTGAATTAGCGCAGATTCACTGCCCCGCCTTATTATGTTTAGGCGAATATGATACCGTCGTTCCGGCGGAGATGGGCAAAGACTGTCAACGCTGGTGGCCCAATTTACGTCAAGAATGTATTCCGGCAGCGGCGCATATTCCATTTTTATCTCATTCCGAAATTTTTATGCAGTTATTACTCGACTTTCAAGTTCTTTTACCTTGA
- a CDS encoding holliday junction DNA helicase RuvA, with protein MINHLHGLLVEKQPPLLVIDVQGVGYEVLAPLSTFERLPDLNQTVKLLTHLSVREDTQVLYGFSNDAERSLFRTLIRVNGVGPKLALSILSTMDLTGFVQCVHDHNIQRLTRIPGVGKKTAERLVIEMRDRLANWSTNQSSTTTSPRTLGIISPVDDAISALIALGYKPQEASRWVHAVAEDGLTSEALIRRALQSAV; from the coding sequence ATGATTAATCATTTACACGGATTACTCGTTGAAAAACAACCGCCGCTGTTAGTCATTGATGTTCAAGGCGTTGGCTATGAAGTCCTGGCGCCACTCTCGACTTTTGAGCGGTTACCCGATTTAAACCAAACCGTAAAACTCCTGACTCATCTGAGCGTGCGTGAAGATACTCAAGTGTTGTATGGCTTTAGCAATGACGCTGAACGATCATTATTTCGTACCCTCATTCGGGTCAATGGGGTTGGGCCTAAATTAGCGCTCAGCATCTTATCGACGATGGATTTGACTGGTTTTGTGCAATGTGTTCACGACCATAATATCCAGCGCTTAACTCGTATTCCCGGCGTCGGTAAAAAAACGGCGGAAAGGCTCGTGATAGAAATGCGGGATCGCTTAGCGAACTGGTCTACTAATCAATCTTCGACGACTACTTCTCCGCGCACGTTGGGAATTATCAGCCCGGTTGATGATGCCATCAGCGCTTTAATTGCTCTCGGTTACAAACCTCAAGAAGCCAGTCGTTGGGTACATGCGGTGGCAGAAGACGGTTTAACCAGTGAAGCCTTAATTCGCCGCGCTTTACAATCGGCTGTATGA
- a CDS encoding crossover junction endodeoxyribonuclease RuvC, translating into MRILGIDPGSRRTGFGVIEVQQQRLIYLSSGGINLRSTALPSRLQEIYTGITQIIEQYQPTIAAIEQVFIHRNVAAALKLGQARGVAIVAAVQAGLDLYEYAPTQIKQAVVGHGHAEKVQVQHMVKVLLSLSAIPSADAADALAIAICHVHTSQSGSSTIFPKTVP; encoded by the coding sequence ATGCGTATTCTGGGTATCGATCCGGGTTCCCGCCGTACTGGCTTTGGTGTTATTGAAGTACAGCAACAACGCCTTATTTACCTAAGCAGCGGTGGGATTAACCTGCGGTCAACTGCTTTACCGTCACGATTACAAGAAATTTACACCGGCATTACGCAAATTATAGAACAATATCAACCGACTATAGCGGCTATTGAACAAGTTTTTATTCATCGCAATGTGGCAGCGGCACTTAAATTGGGACAAGCGCGAGGAGTCGCTATCGTCGCCGCTGTACAAGCTGGTTTAGATCTCTATGAATACGCACCCACTCAAATTAAACAAGCCGTCGTCGGTCATGGACATGCCGAAAAAGTCCAAGTACAACATATGGTTAAAGTGTTATTATCGCTTTCAGCTATTCCCTCCGCCGATGCCGCTGATGCCTTAGCGATTGCCATTTGCCATGTGCATACTAGTCAAAGTGGTTCATCAACTATCTTTCCTAAAACTGTCCCGTAG